The following is a genomic window from Bacteroidia bacterium.
TGTTCGAGTTTTTTCCCGACACCGATGCGCACGTCCAGAGGTAAATCCTCCTTGACGGTATTGAAGGCGCTGATTTGCGTACCGGCGTGCAGTATCCCGGCGGCCAGTACGATTTGTTCGTCGGGAATGAGATAAGACACTCCCGCGTCCAGCGCAATACCGGCGGAGCTGTAATCGTCGATATAGGAGTAGATGAGCTTCAGCGCGGCGCCATAGGAAAGATCGCCTGCCCTATTACCGTAGCCGACGCTGAACGCGAGATCCGAAGCACCGAAGGTACCGCCCAGCAGATTGCCGAATTTGTCGGTACGCTCCATCGAGCCGTAATTCAGATAGACGACGCCGGCGCTGAGCCAACCGATGTCGGGCATTTCCTGACCATACACCGCATAGCCGGCGTTGACGTCGAGCAAATGTTTGACGAAGCCGACGGAGGCCGACGGCGCCTCGAGGGTGCTGAGAGCGCCGGGATTCGCGAACAGCAGGGTTGGATCGTTGCGCATGGTGAGGAAGGTGTTTCCGAGCGCAGCGGCGCGGGCGTTCATGGTCACACGCAGGAAGTCATACACCGGATTACCTCCGGCGCTGAGAGCCACCGGCAGAGAAACGGTGAGAGTCGCAATTGCGGCGAGTGTACAGAGGAAACGCTTCATAGGTATACGGTGATTGTGGATCAAACTTCAATCTACATTTTTCCGGAGGCATGCGGCAAGGGGAAAAATCAGCCGCCGCAGAGCGCCTCTCTTGTGTATTCGTATTCGTCGAGCAATCGGCGAAGCACTTCGGCAGCGGGACGCACGGCATGCACCAATGCGCTGCTCTGCCCCGCCTCGAACTCCCCTTCCTCGAGATTGCCCTCGAACATACCCATCATTTCGCGTTTGCGTCCTAGCAATGCAAGCTGTGCCTCGCGATCGGCACCCCCGGCTTCCGCCTCCAGCGCGCGCAGCGCGAAGGGTGTACGGATAAGCCGCACGGGTGCCGCCTTTTTCAACGTGAGCACTGTACCGCCATCACCCGTGTCGACGATGAGCTGCTTGAACGTGTCATGCGCGGAGGATTCCTCTGTCGCGGCGAACAGCGTACCGATTTGCACGCCGTCGGCACCGAGCGCCATGGCAGCGCACATCTGCGCACCTGTGGCGATGCCTCCGGCGGCGATCACGGGAATGTCCACGGCCGCCCGCACCTGCGGGATGAGGCAGAACGTGGTGGTTTCCTCATAGCCATTGTGTCCGCCCGCTTCGAAGCCCTCGGCAACGACGGCATCACACCCGACATCCTGCACTTTTTTCGCGTGTTTGACGGAGGGTACGACATGCGCGACCACACAGCCCGCCTGCTTCAGAAGCGGCAGGTACTTCCCGGGGTGGCCGGCGGAGGTAAAGACAATGCGAATGCCCTCTTCTATGGCTGCGCGGACGAGATCTTCCGCATCGCCGCGAAGCAAGGGAATGTTCACTCCGAGAGGCGCTTTCGTTGCGGCGAATCCTTTGCGTATATGTTCGCGCAGCAGGTCCGGTTTCATCGAGCCGGCTCCGATGAGGCCCAGGCCGCCGGCTTCGGACACGGCGGCGGCGAGACGGTAGCCGGAGACCCAGACCATGCCGGCCTGGATCACCGGATACCGTATACCGAATAGATCTGTGACGCGCGTCGCCTTCATGCGTCAGGGCACATACTCGTATTGAATCAGATTGAAGCCGGCGTTGTTGCTGCCGAATCCGCCATTGGAGCGGTAATTGAACGTCGCCAGTTCGAGATTATTCAACACGTAAGTGGTCTGAAAATTCGTTGCCGTCGCGTCCAGGAGAACGTCGAAGGAATTGATGCCGAACATGTTCAGCGCCGGAGAGGCTACCGGACCGCTTCCATCCTGCCTGTTCATATCATAATCCAGCAGGCACAGGAAAAACGTATTCATGCCGGTACCCGCTCCTCCAGCTGCAGGGGCATTCGCTACGGTAAGCAACTGGACGTCGCCGATGGATTCTCCGGCGGGGTTGAAGCGTTTGGCCAGCAGATTGTCGCGTCCGTGGTGCAACACGTGATTCTGCGAGTAGACAATGGCATTGGCATGCGTGCCCGTGCGCAGCGCCGCGCTGAAGGCGGTCAGCATGGTCGAGCCGCCCGTGCGCGGAACCAGACGCAGACGCTCCGTCAGAGAATTGTCCCGCCAGGGTTGGCGGTAGATATGCATGTCGTAGTGCGACGGGGATGCCGTGCGAACAAGAAGTTCGATGTGGCTGTCCGGCGAAACGTTGTCCGTCAACTCGAAATAACCGTTGGCATCACTCGTTGCGCTGGGGCCTCCGGTGATGCGCTGATAGGTTCCGTCCGTATTCTTGCGGATTTTGATGGACACAACCGTTGCGCCCGCGATGCCGGTATTGTCGATGAAGTCGATAACACGGCCGCGCAGAACGTATGGTTGTCCCGGTTTCGTGGCGGGGAGTTTGGTGACGACAGGTGCGGCCCCGGTAAAGAAGGCGAATATTTTTCCGAACGCCTCCGCGGAACTCGCGAGTTGTCTGTTGTCATGGTCCGCGAGCTGTTCGTTCTGCGCGCCGGTGAGCGAGCCGTAATTGGCATCGCCAAGCTGCAGCGCGTCCTTGCCGTTGCTGCGCAGCGTCAGATATTTGCACGGGGGCGGAGTGGGATCGCCATTGACGGTGATGCTCAGGTCGAACGCGGGTCCCGCGTACGCGACACGGGCGACTTTTGCCGTGCCTCCCAGCGTGGCGAGATATTTCTGTACCGCTTTCGCGCCGGCACCGTGTGCCACGATGTCCACGCGGGCTTCCCCGCTCGACGCGGTCAGCGCATCCACGCGGGATTTGACGGCTGTCGCCATTTTGTCCACATCAGCTTCCCCGGATTCGTTCATGAACAGTTCGAAGTCTTCCGCATTGATCTGTGCTTCGGTGTAGCCGTTGCGCAGCATCAACTGCGTGAGCTGTGTGAACATGTCGGCGGCTTCCATCGCGCCATGCACGAACACGACGGGCCGCTTGCGGGCGTCGATCGTTGTGGTGTCGCCGGGATCCACTGGATCGGGATCGGGTTTCGTCGGTTCGTCGTCCGAGCATCCGACGAAGACGACTGCTCCGAAGAACAGCGCCATTACGCCGAGGCGCAGAAGTCTGGTGTACATACGCTCCATGGGGCCTCCTGTCTAACCGCTCAACCGCGCTCCACCACCACCATGGCGGTAACGTACGCTGTGCTGTGCGAAAGTGAAAGATGAATGTTGAACTGTCCGAATTGATCCGCTAGCGAATTATGCAGACGGAAGGATGGTTTGCCATTGTCGTCGTTACACACCTCTACATCCTTCCACGAAAACTGCCCGCGCCAGCCGGTGCCTATGGCTTTGGAAAACGCTTCCTTCGCGGCGAAACGCGCGGCGAAGTGCTGCGCGGGGATAAGTTTCCCCCGGCAGTAGGCGATTTCGTCTTCGGTGAACACTTTCTTCTCGAAGCGTCCCCCCCAATCGCCGAGGAGTCCTTCGAAGCGGACGATTTCTTCGATATCCACACCGATGCCGAGAATGTCGCTCACGCCGGATCTCCGTTGATATCGCGCACGATCCCGATCAGCGCGCTGATGTCGGCGAGATCGTAATCCGCCGATGTGACGCCGGTGTTGAACGTGTCGCCATAGCGCGCGAAGGCGGTGCGCATCCCGATATTGCGTGCGCCCAGTATGTCGCGCTCCTCCCAATCGCCGACCATAATGGCGCGCTCCGGAGCGATATTCATGAGAGACAGCACGCGGCGGAACGGACCCGGATCCGGTTTCCGGACACCGGTATCCTCAAAAGTGACAACGGCATCGAAGATATGATGGAGGTTGAGTGAGCACAGCCGCAACCAGGCCTCGAGCTTGGGCGCATCGGAAACCACGCCGAGTCGCAATCCCATGCGCGCGAGCGTAAACAACGTCATGTGCACATGGGCGTAGGGAACGAGATTCGCTTCACGCGCTTTGCGGTAGCCGACGATGCCGGCGGCGAGGATTTTATAATCCACCTCGCCTGTCAGCTCTTCAAGCACCTGGTTGAACACGCGCTGATATTCGATGCCCTGTTCCTTGTACACCTGCGCGATGAGGGAATCGATGTCTTCGAAGGAGCGCTGCAGCCCGGCATCGATCATCGCGCGAATGCCCGCCTGTACGGCGTTGCGCTTCATGAGCATGAAGTCGACCAGCGTGTTGTCAAGATCGAAAACGACGGCGTGTATCATGGGGAGCTCTCATCACTCGTGATCAGAAGACCATCATACGAAAATTCCATGGTTTCCGGAAGCAGCACACTGTCGCGCTCGTGTTTAATATTGTGCGCGATATGCGTGAAGTAGGTGCGGGAAGCGGCGATGTTTTCCGCGATGCCTATGGCCTGTTGCAGCGAAAGATGGGTCGGGTGCGCGCGATGGCGCAGCGCATCGAGCACCAGAACATCGAGGCCGCTGAGTCGCTCAAGCGTGGAGGCGGGTATTTCGCTCACATCGGTGAGGTAGGCCACCCGGCCGATGCGATAGCCCAACACCGACATGCGTCCGTGCAGCGCAGGCAACGGGACGACGCGAACACCGGCGATGAAAAAATCCTGCGCACCATCCACCGTATGTTTTTCCACCACCGGAAGTCCCCCGCCCACCTGCTTCGCGTGTCCGAAGGCATAGCGAAAGGTGACGGAAAGTTCATCCAGCGTCTCCTGCATACCATACAGAGGCATGGGCATGGATTGGATGAAGTTGTATTGCCGAAGGTCGTCGAAGCCGCCGATATGATCGAAATGGTGGTGCGTGTAGAGCACGGCGTGAATTGCGGGAACACGATGCCGCAGCATCTGCTGACGAAAATCCGAGGACGTATCGACGAGAAGGTTTATTCCGTCCACGCTGAACAACACAGACGGACGCAGGCGCCTGTCGCGATCGTCGGCGGATGTACAGGTTTCACAGTCGCAGCCGATTGCCGGTACGCCCTGCGAGGTTCCCGTTCCGAGCATTCTCAGAGACACGCTCATGCGTTTTCGAGTTTCCCCTTTTCGATGTCGATAACTTCCCGTACGGCGGGTTTGACAAAAATCGCATCCACACCGAGATCGCCCAGTGCGCGCGCGATGACGGAGATTTTTCTCTCAAGCTGAAAGCGCTTGTTCACGACGAGGAGGCGTTCCTCGCGAAGTATACAGGCGCCGCCGTTGAAATCTCCGCGTTCATAGCGGATTTTATAGCCAAGTTGCTCGACCGTTTCGCGCAATTCTTCGAGCAGCATTTCTCGTTCCATCCCGGCCATGGCTTACTGCTTCTCCTCACGTGTGGATGTGTCGCGTCGCATGGGCTGAATGAACAGCACCGCGAGCGCGGTGAAATAACTGAGCACCGCCATCACGGGCAAACCGTGGAGCGCACCGATGCGATGCGAGAGCGTTTTCCGCAGTTCGGTGCGAAACACCTCGTAGGCGGCACTGCCGCTGCTGAGGTAGGCAGACCGGGCCTCGAGCCAGTCGAAAATGAAATGCAGATCCAACCAGGCGGTGAAGATTTCGGCGGGCACGAACATGAAAAACAGAATGGACGCCATCAGCAGCCAGCCATTATCCTTGAATGTCAGTGTCGTACGCTTCAGCAAAACGATGGCGCTGACAAGCACGGTCAGATAGGCGCAGACAATAATGGTCGTGGACGCTGCGACAAGCTGGAAAAGCATCCGTTCCTGATGCACGTTAATCCCGGGATCGAAGACCAGCGTGGTTGGAAGAAAAAATTCATTGGCGATGATCGCGCGGTACACCGTTCCTCCAAGCCAGAGAATTGTTCCGAGCGCGAGAAGAAAAAGGAAAAAGCGCGTCACGCCGTCAGTGGTTTTAGCGGTTGATTGCATAGGTAGTGTGACTCAGAGAATGAACTGGCTGAGATCGCGGTCCGTCGCTATACCCGAGAGTTTCTCGTGGACCATGGCTCCGTCGACGGTCAGATGCGGTTCGGTCATGCCTTCGGGTACATCGAAGAGAATGCCCTCGAGCAGCGTGGTCAGTATGGTGTGCAGGCGGCGTGCGCCGATGTTTTCGACATTGCGGTTCACTTCCGCGGCGATACGCGCTATCTCGCGAATGGCATCGTCGGTAAAATCCATGCCGAGCCCCTCGGTTTCCAGCAATGCGGTATACTGCTTGAGGAGCGCGTTGCGCGGACGGGTGAGGATGAGGACAAAATCCTCCTCTGTCAGACTGTCGAGTTCCACGCGAATCGGGAAACGTCCCTGCAATTCCGGTATGAGGTCGCTGGGTTTGGAGACATGGAAAGCACCGGATGCAATGAAGAGGATGTGATCCGTGCGGACCACACCGTACTTGGTATTCACGGCACTGCCTTCCACGATGGGCAGCAGATCGCGCTGCACGCCCTCTCGGGACACATCCGGTCCGGAACCGCTGCTTTTCGGTCCGGCGATTTTATCAATTTCATCAAGAAAAATGATGCCGGCATTCTGCACGCGTTGCAGAGCAATTTTCGACACCGCGTCGTTGTCGATAAGTTTTTGGGCTTCTTCCTGCTCGAGCAGCGGGCGCGCTTCCGCGATTTTCACTTTGCGGGTTTTCTTCCGCTTGGGCATCATGGAGTTGACGAGGTTCTGCAAATCCACACCCATGTCTTCAAGGCCCATGGGACCGAAAACCTGCATGCTCGAACCCGTCGCGGTGATTTCTACTTCAATTTCCCGCTCGTCAAATTTTCCGGCGCGCAGTTGGCCGCGGAGGCGTTCCCGCGTTTCGGTCTGCATATCCTCTTCCTGACCGGGCGAGCGCGGAAAAATAATCTCCATGATACGGTCTTCCGCCAACTGGGCGGCACGCTCACGGACTTCGGCCGCTTTCTCTTCGCGAACCTGATTGATCGCGATTTCGACGAGGTCGCGGACCATGGATTCCACGTCGCGGCCGACGTAGCCGACTTCGGTGAATTTCGACGCCTCGATTTTCAGGAAGGGTGCGCCCGCGAGTCGTGAAAGGCGGCGCGCGATTTCGGTTTTTCCAACACCGGTGGGACCGATGAGGATGATATTGTTTGGCATGATTTCATCGCGCAGCGGCGGCTGTACTTGCTGACGCCGCCAGCGATTGCGCAGCGCGATGGCCACGGAACGCTTGGCGTTATTTTGCCCGATGATGTATTTGTCCAGTTCCTCGACGATACGCCTGGGCGTCAGCGAGTCCTGGAGAGAAAGAAACGAGTCTTCCATGATCAGGAGAGTTCCTCGATAATGATGTTGTCGTTGGTATACACGCAGATTTCGGCTGCGATGTGTAGAGATTTTTCCACTATGTCACGCGCCTGTAGTTCGGTGCTTCGGGCGAGGGCGCGTGCGGCGGCGAGAGCGAAGCTCCCTCCCGATCCAATCGCGACGATGCCGTCGTCGGGCTCGATCACATCGCCGGTACCGGACACGATGAGCGCCTTGTCACGGTTGAGCACGGCGAGCATGGCCTCGAGCTGACGCAGATATTTGTCCGTGCGCCACTCGCGCGCGAGTTCCACCGCGGCGCGCTCGAGATTGCCGCGATATTCCTGAAGCTTGGCTTCGAATTTTTCCGAAAGGGTAAATGCATCCGCCGCGCTGCCGGCAAAACCGGCGAGGACCGTTCCGTTATACATCGAGCGGATTTTCCGCGAATGATGTTTCATGACCGTTTGTCCCACCGTCACCTGTCCATCCGCGCCGAGCACCGCCGAGCCGCCCCGGACGACACCGAGTACCGTCGTGGACCGAATGAGGCGTGGAGCGGGTGCAGAATCGTTCATTGCCATTTCAGTTGAGTCCTTTTCTGAGTCGTGATACGGGAATATCCATGGCTTCGCGATACTTGGCAACCGTACGGCGGGCGATGACATATCCCCGTTCCTGTAATACGTCGGTTATTGCCTGATCGCTGAGAGGTTTGCGGGGGTGTTCGTTGTCAATCATTTCACGTATCATGGCCATGATTTCCTTGTTGGCTATTTCCTCACCGCTTTCGGTGACAATGCCTTCGCTGAAGAAATGGCGCAATTCAAAGACCCCCCATTCGGTTTGCGCGTACTTTCCGTTGACGACGCGCGAAATGGTGGAGATATCCATGCCGATATCGTCTGCGATATCCTTGTACACGAGAGGCCGCAGAAAGCCCTTTCCCTGCTCGAACCATTCCTTCTGATGCTCGATGATGCTCCACATGACCAGATACATCGTTTGCCGACGCTGGTGGATGGACTGGATGAACCATTTGGCGGCGTCCATTTTCTGGCGCAGAAATGTTCGCGCTTCCGAGGAAAGGTTTTTCCTGCCATGTGTCATGAGCTGGCGGTATGCCCGGCTGATGCGCAGCGGAGGCACCCCACGATCGTTGAGCTGCACGACGAATTCCCCGTCTTCGCGCGTCACGAAGAAGTCCGGAATGATGTAATTGATATTATCCACGGCATCGCCTTCGCCCGGCTTCGGATTCAAGCCGCGAATGATATCGAAAGCCCTGCGGAGCATATCTTCGCTGATGTGCAACTGATGCATGATGCGGTCGAAGTGCTTTTTACTGAACAGGTCGAAGGCTTCGCGAAGGATGCGAATGGCGATGATGCGCGCGGTGCTCGTGTTGGGGAGCATTTCGAGCTGGGTCAAGAGGCATTCCCGCAGGTTTCGGGAAGCGATGCCCGGCGGTTCCAGCCGTTGCACGCGTTTGAGAACCGACTCGGCATGTTCCATCGAGATTTCGGTCTCATGCTGACCGTTCGTTTCCTCGACGATTTCACCGAGCGAACGGCGCAGGTAACCGTCATCGTCGATGTTCCAGATAATGGCTTCCACGAGCAGCACTTCATCTTCGCTCAGATCGAGCATACGCACCTGATCGAGAAGGCGCTCGCGCATGGATACGACGGCAGGAGTCGGAATTTCGTAATCGTCTTCGCTGTCGTAGTAGTTTACCGTCGCGGCCCCTTCGTTGTCGTCCAGAAATTCGTCCCAGGAGTATTCCTCGTCCCTGTTCTCCTGAATACTGCGCTCGATGACATCTTCCGGCGACGGGGGTGAATCCACCGTGAGGGCATCCGCGTTCAAAAGATCTGCTTCGCCATTGTCGCCGCTTTCCTGATCCACGACGGCTTCAAGCTCGAAATCCATTTCTTCTTCCTGCTCCATGCCCTCTTCGAGGAGTGGGTTGAGTTCCAACTCATCCTTGATGGTTTGCTCGAGCTGAAGAACGGGAAGTTGAAGAATTTTAAGGTATTGAACCTGTGCAGGCGTAAGTTTTTGTTGAAGGGTCTGCCTTTGCGTGAGATTGAGCATGGTCAGTCGGTACCTCCCCTGACCGCGTCACTGCGTGCCTTGATCGCATCGAAGGTACTTTGTCCGAAAGCGCGAACGAGCGGCTCACGCAGAAAATCCACGAGAGGAATATCCAGATGCTCTCCCAATTCAACGGCGGGATCGCATTCGGTAAAACGCTCATACCGAAGCTGATCGCGCTGTTTTCCTCGGACACGTATGGGAAACAGGTGGCAGGAAATCGGTTTTGGCCAGGAAATCTCCCCCGCTTCAGCGGCCCGCTGGATAGAGCAGCGGGCGATCCCGTCCTCGTACACGACGAAAACGCATGCCCTTTCATCGTAGCAGCGTATGGTCATTTCCCCGTCGTCTTCGACAAAAAGCCCCTCACTCTCGACCAGTCGTCTATGCGGCTGCGGAACACGCGAATGCAGAAGCGCCCAGGCCTCCTCCAGAATCGGCATTTCCGCCTCAAGCACTGGCGGACCGCTTCCTCCTGGAAAAGTGCAACAGGCGGCCTTGCAGGCATGCAGGTCGCAGACAAAACGGGTGGTCAATATCTTTCGGTCAATGTGCAAATGACTTGGCACGATTTTTATTGCAACTTTTCAAAAATATTGAAAACTTCACGCCCAAACAAAAAAAATCGATGGACTCCCTCCGCACGCGATATACGCAAAGGCTTGCCCCCGCGTCGGCGATGCTACACTGCTGCTTCACCGAAAGCGACGGCCGATGTAGCGTCCCTTGATGCTCGCCAGTGCATCAAGGGGATGCAGCGGCAGAAAGGAAATATTCGCATCGGTATAGCGACACTTGACATTGCAGCATGAATACTGTATGTTAATCAGAGAATTTAATTTTTTGGTTAATACTTATGGTTAACAATCAGAGCCTACCCGAATACAGCGAGACAGAAGAAAAAATCTTTCTCGCGGCTCTGGTGGAATTCGCCACGCATGGGCGAAAGGGTGCCCGCATGCAGGAAATTGCGGCACAGGCGGGCTACAACAAGGCCCTGGTGCATTATTACTTCCGCAGCAAGGAACGGTTGTATGAAGAAGTCTTTGCTTTTGTTATTCGCCGTTTCATCAAAGGTCTGTTCGATGATTTGGAGTCGGCGCCTGATTTTCCAGCCATGCTTCGCATGCTGATTGAGCGGTATATCTCGTTGCTGGATCGCACCCCCTGGCTTCCGAAATTCATGCTCCGCGAATTATGGGAAGGTGCAGCGGTGCTTCAAGACAGACTCCGGACACTGTTCCCGGAGGGGAGCAACAGCCCGCCCGCATTTTTCATTGCCAGGATGGACGAAGCAGTGGCAAAAGGTGTCCTGCGGCCGCTCGATCCCGTGCAGACGCTGTTTACCATCCTCGGCTCCTGTATTTTCTTTTTCGCCGCCTTCCCGGTTTTCTCCGCATTCCTGCCGGGAGTGGATAAGGAGCGACCGCGCCTCGTGCAGGAACGTGCCGATCACATCTACGATATCATTATGAATGGGCTACTTCCACGGGAGGGTATGTCGGCATGAGACATCGTTATTCCGGAATACCCGCCATTCTGCTGATGGTCTTTCTTTTCGTCGGTGAGCCGCTCCAAGCACAGACGGTCCTGTCGCTGCGGCAGGCAGTGGACCTTGCCTTGTCGCGTGCAGAAGAAATCGAACTTGCCAGACTTCGCGTTGAGCAGGCCGGGCATACTCTGGATCGGCTCAAGGCGCAGCGCCTGCCGTCTGTGTCCCTTTCCGCGAGCTATTCATGGATAAGCGAGACGGCAGGAATTGACCTGCAGGTGCCAGGTCTGTTCTCCCGTCGCCTCAGCTTTGGTGACGGAAACGTGTACGATGCGGGGATTACCGCAGCCGTTCCGCTGTTTACGGGGTTTCGTCTGTCGAAGCAGCAGGATGCCTTG
Proteins encoded in this region:
- the acpS gene encoding holo-ACP synthase, whose translation is MSDILGIGVDIEEIVRFEGLLGDWGGRFEKKVFTEDEIAYCRGKLIPAQHFAARFAAKEAFSKAIGTGWRGQFSWKDVEVCNDDNGKPSFRLHNSLADQFGQFNIHLSLSHSTAYVTAMVVVERG
- a CDS encoding HAD-IA family hydrolase; the encoded protein is MIHAVVFDLDNTLVDFMLMKRNAVQAGIRAMIDAGLQRSFEDIDSLIAQVYKEQGIEYQRVFNQVLEELTGEVDYKILAAGIVGYRKAREANLVPYAHVHMTLFTLARMGLRLGVVSDAPKLEAWLRLCSLNLHHIFDAVVTFEDTGVRKPDPGPFRRVLSLMNIAPERAIMVGDWEERDILGARNIGMRTAFARYGDTFNTGVTSADYDLADISALIGIVRDINGDPA
- the rpoN gene encoding RNA polymerase factor sigma-54, with the protein product MLNLTQRQTLQQKLTPAQVQYLKILQLPVLQLEQTIKDELELNPLLEEGMEQEEEMDFELEAVVDQESGDNGEADLLNADALTVDSPPSPEDVIERSIQENRDEEYSWDEFLDDNEGAATVNYYDSEDDYEIPTPAVVSMRERLLDQVRMLDLSEDEVLLVEAIIWNIDDDGYLRRSLGEIVEETNGQHETEISMEHAESVLKRVQRLEPPGIASRNLRECLLTQLEMLPNTSTARIIAIRILREAFDLFSKKHFDRIMHQLHISEDMLRRAFDIIRGLNPKPGEGDAVDNINYIIPDFFVTREDGEFVVQLNDRGVPPLRISRAYRQLMTHGRKNLSSEARTFLRQKMDAAKWFIQSIHQRRQTMYLVMWSIIEHQKEWFEQGKGFLRPLVYKDIADDIGMDISTISRVVNGKYAQTEWGVFELRHFFSEGIVTESGEEIANKEIMAMIREMIDNEHPRKPLSDQAITDVLQERGYVIARRTVAKYREAMDIPVSRLRKGLN
- a CDS encoding TetR/AcrR family transcriptional regulator; amino-acid sequence: MVNNQSLPEYSETEEKIFLAALVEFATHGRKGARMQEIAAQAGYNKALVHYYFRSKERLYEEVFAFVIRRFIKGLFDDLESAPDFPAMLRMLIERYISLLDRTPWLPKFMLRELWEGAAVLQDRLRTLFPEGSNSPPAFFIARMDEAVAKGVLRPLDPVQTLFTILGSCIFFFAAFPVFSAFLPGVDKERPRLVQERADHIYDIIMNGLLPREGMSA
- the hslV gene encoding ATP-dependent protease subunit HslV, translated to MNDSAPAPRLIRSTTVLGVVRGGSAVLGADGQVTVGQTVMKHHSRKIRSMYNGTVLAGFAGSAADAFTLSEKFEAKLQEYRGNLERAAVELAREWRTDKYLRQLEAMLAVLNRDKALIVSGTGDVIEPDDGIVAIGSGGSFALAAARALARSTELQARDIVEKSLHIAAEICVYTNDNIIIEELS
- the porQ gene encoding type IX secretion system protein PorQ — translated: MKRFLCTLAAIATLTVSLPVALSAGGNPVYDFLRVTMNARAAALGNTFLTMRNDPTLLFANPGALSTLEAPSASVGFVKHLLDVNAGYAVYGQEMPDIGWLSAGVVYLNYGSMERTDKFGNLLGGTFGASDLAFSVGYGNRAGDLSYGAALKLIYSYIDDYSSAGIALDAGVSYLIPDEQIVLAAGILHAGTQISAFNTVKEDLPLDVRIGVGKKLEHLPLTVMLNFHKLNEDSDGFFDRFANYSLGGEFDLSESLRARVGYYNEGRREWKIGNSAKLAGFSAGFGLTVANFVVDYAWNSMGEIGAMHRFSLGTTF
- the hslU gene encoding ATP-dependent protease ATPase subunit HslU, whose amino-acid sequence is MEDSFLSLQDSLTPRRIVEELDKYIIGQNNAKRSVAIALRNRWRRQQVQPPLRDEIMPNNIILIGPTGVGKTEIARRLSRLAGAPFLKIEASKFTEVGYVGRDVESMVRDLVEIAINQVREEKAAEVRERAAQLAEDRIMEIIFPRSPGQEEDMQTETRERLRGQLRAGKFDEREIEVEITATGSSMQVFGPMGLEDMGVDLQNLVNSMMPKRKKTRKVKIAEARPLLEQEEAQKLIDNDAVSKIALQRVQNAGIIFLDEIDKIAGPKSSGSGPDVSREGVQRDLLPIVEGSAVNTKYGVVRTDHILFIASGAFHVSKPSDLIPELQGRFPIRVELDSLTEEDFVLILTRPRNALLKQYTALLETEGLGMDFTDDAIREIARIAAEVNRNVENIGARRLHTILTTLLEGILFDVPEGMTEPHLTVDGAMVHEKLSGIATDRDLSQFIL
- a CDS encoding MBL fold metallo-hydrolase; the encoded protein is MSVSLRMLGTGTSQGVPAIGCDCETCTSADDRDRRLRPSVLFSVDGINLLVDTSSDFRQQMLRHRVPAIHAVLYTHHHFDHIGGFDDLRQYNFIQSMPMPLYGMQETLDELSVTFRYAFGHAKQVGGGLPVVEKHTVDGAQDFFIAGVRVVPLPALHGRMSVLGYRIGRVAYLTDVSEIPASTLERLSGLDVLVLDALRHRAHPTHLSLQQAIGIAENIAASRTYFTHIAHNIKHERDSVLLPETMEFSYDGLLITSDESSP
- a CDS encoding DUF3109 family protein, translated to MPSHLHIDRKILTTRFVCDLHACKAACCTFPGGSGPPVLEAEMPILEEAWALLHSRVPQPHRRLVESEGLFVEDDGEMTIRCYDERACVFVVYEDGIARCSIQRAAEAGEISWPKPISCHLFPIRVRGKQRDQLRYERFTECDPAVELGEHLDIPLVDFLREPLVRAFGQSTFDAIKARSDAVRGGTD
- a CDS encoding nitronate monooxygenase → MKATRVTDLFGIRYPVIQAGMVWVSGYRLAAAVSEAGGLGLIGAGSMKPDLLREHIRKGFAATKAPLGVNIPLLRGDAEDLVRAAIEEGIRIVFTSAGHPGKYLPLLKQAGCVVAHVVPSVKHAKKVQDVGCDAVVAEGFEAGGHNGYEETTTFCLIPQVRAAVDIPVIAAGGIATGAQMCAAMALGADGVQIGTLFAATEESSAHDTFKQLIVDTGDGGTVLTLKKAAPVRLIRTPFALRALEAEAGGADREAQLALLGRKREMMGMFEGNLEEGEFEAGQSSALVHAVRPAAEVLRRLLDEYEYTREALCGG